The nucleotide window ATACAAAtctatttttcttaataaacacgTGTAACCTCCAGGGCCCTCCATGCTTCTTAAGGTTACCAAAGAcctttgagaaagaaaattataaacacATGTAACCCCTAGAGACCTCCATGCTCCTAAATTTACTCATCCCGTTTATCAACCCAACCTCAATGGGATAAAAAAGCACATACTTCCCAAATTCAACATTGATTcaccaaaacatgaatttggCTGGCCATTGGCACTCCAGAATATTCTTAAGAGCAAACTTCCACGCCCATGACCCAATCATACCAAACTGATTGGGTGAACAGAATcaataaaggagaaaaaagttacataaaaagaatcaaattaTTGAAATGGTTGCCTACCCATCGAAATCCTTCCTTGTCTTGAAGAGCAGCACCTATAATGCTCTCACCAAAATTAGCTATTTGGGAAGCTATTACGCATATAATTGCTTCAGGGGCAGTTATCTGTTTGACCAAAAGTACAACAAAcgttataaaatgaaaagaaaaaaaaaacagacttAAAGataaaacatacaaaaattgAAGGATTATACAGGAAACAGCACCTCACCCATGAGACCACCAACAAATGCAAGAAGAATAGCGGCCAAAAGTCCAGCAAAGGTTCCCTCGACACTTACAGCCCCCTCTGTTCCCCTTGGAACTACCTTCAATGTTGTAACTAAGTACCTGGTCAAGCAGCACAATTTAGgcaattgaaattttgtattGAGCTGGGTTAAtagcaataaataaatttgcatGCAAGCTATGAgaccaaagaaaatattgcTTATCTAAGAAAAAACAAGGTTTAAAACATTCCACCGATTCTCAACTGGGTATCATAAGAATGTAACATGAAATCTAACAACATTTACATGGAGAGCCCAACTACAACCAAACACAGAAACTTACGTTGTTTTGCCATATGCCTTTCCTATCTCACTTGAGACAGTATCACTCAACTTAGTACAGAAGCTGGCAACAAACCCAAGTTGCCAAAGCCGAGAATATCCAATTCCTCCTGCTCCAAATATTGCAAGAAAAGCACAAATACAACCAGCAGCACTGGATCCAATAACACTTCCAGGGCCTCTCCGTCCTTTCCTCTTCTCAGCTACCCCCTCAGCCTCCTTTTGTGCCATTCTCACTTTTGTGACTGCCGTGCCCTGATAAGATATTGATCAAACCCCATTACGAAATTTCATTAGCAGAAATGAATTGGAAGTTAGTTCcgttaaagaaagaaaaaggattgCTTAACAGTTAGTCTTCAATCAAGCCAATTTGCCTACCAATCAGCTTCTCAAAAAAGTGTGCCAACACATAAAAATTGGGAAGAAGGGAACTAGCTAATAGCAACAAAACACGTTACTTTGACCAAAATCAGAATTAGACATTACACATTTTTAGCATGAATGATTACTGCAGTGGCAAGAATGGTCACCAGTTCAGTAGAAGAGGGTATAGTCCACCAAAGCAGCAAAAGGATTACACATactaaaaattatttgaagttttatttagc belongs to Prunus persica cultivar Lovell chromosome G4, Prunus_persica_NCBIv2, whole genome shotgun sequence and includes:
- the LOC18779245 gene encoding protein VTE6, chloroplastic isoform X2; the protein is MALSTHLLLHIKPPPVPSLLKSHRSSSSILPRNFLIPSPCHRKPIKEIMMKPQAASVQSAVSEVMSLIQSSPPTWQSAILSNLLIFLLGSPILVSGLSVSGIAAAFLLGTLTWRAFGSSGFLLVATYFVIGTAVTKVRMAQKEAEGVAEKRKGRRGPGSVIGSSAAGCICAFLAIFGAGGIGYSRLWQLGFVASFCTKLSDTVSSEIGKAYGKTTYLVTTLKVVPRGTEGAVSVEGTFAGLLAAILLAFVGGLMDNCP
- the LOC18779245 gene encoding protein VTE6, chloroplastic isoform X1; this encodes MALSTHLLLHIKPPPVPSLLKSHRSSSSILPRNFLIPSPCHRKPIKEIMMKPQAASVQSAVSEVMSLIQSSPPTWQSAILSNLLIFLLGSPILVSGLSVSGIAAAFLLGTLTWRAFGSSGFLLVATYFVIGTAVTKVRMAQKEAEGVAEKRKGRRGPGSVIGSSAAGCICAFLAIFGAGGIGYSRLWQLGFVASFCTKLSDTVSSEIGKAYGKTTYLVTTLKVVPRGTEGAVSVEGTFAGLLAAILLAFVGGLMGEITAPEAIICVIASQIANFGESIIGAALQDKEGFRWLNNDAVNVINISMGSILAVFMQQVLLQNLRV